In one Oscillospiraceae bacterium genomic region, the following are encoded:
- a CDS encoding CoA-disulfide reductase, translating into MQVVVIGGVAAGMSAAAKLKRNLRDGVDIVCYAKGGAVSYGACGLPFYVSDHIKTEAELVERRPEQFAESGITVKVHHEVTGVDTAGKTVHVKNLDSGEEFDAPYDKLIIGSGADVKKFPPFDRELDGLCQVRDVDDGNAVKSRLQAGGVTDVVIVGAGFIGLEMVEACKKYAPNVSVVELAPRVLTPLDPEFSQRLEDELVKNGVRVYTGAKVTELESENGKVTAAVVEKDGAKTSIPCQMVLNCAGIAPATAFIDGVEKAPNGAILVNEKMETSIPDVYAAGDCSVMKHFLTGQYTYTPLGTNANKQGRIIADVLGGKQPKPFALVGCTAMRLFGTDVAKVGLSEEDAARAGLDFKTNTITGNSYASYYGKEKVVVKVVYDAKTRKILGAQTCGQGIVVPRANYYAIAIRAGLTVDEFGFMDLCYSPPFGGVWDAAIIASNTAK; encoded by the coding sequence ATGCAAGTAGTGGTAATCGGCGGCGTGGCCGCCGGCATGTCCGCCGCCGCCAAGCTCAAGCGCAACCTGAGGGACGGCGTAGACATCGTGTGCTACGCCAAGGGCGGCGCGGTAAGCTACGGCGCCTGCGGCCTGCCCTTCTACGTGTCCGACCACATCAAGACCGAGGCCGAGCTGGTGGAGCGCCGCCCCGAGCAGTTCGCCGAGAGCGGCATCACCGTCAAGGTGCACCACGAGGTCACAGGCGTGGATACCGCCGGCAAGACCGTGCACGTGAAGAACCTGGACTCCGGCGAGGAGTTCGACGCGCCCTACGACAAGCTGATCATCGGCTCCGGGGCCGACGTGAAGAAGTTCCCCCCCTTTGACCGGGAGCTGGACGGCCTGTGCCAGGTGCGCGACGTGGACGACGGCAACGCCGTGAAGAGCCGCCTCCAGGCGGGCGGCGTGACCGACGTGGTCATCGTGGGCGCGGGCTTCATCGGCCTGGAGATGGTGGAGGCCTGCAAAAAGTACGCCCCCAACGTCTCGGTGGTGGAGCTGGCCCCCCGCGTGCTCACCCCCCTGGACCCGGAGTTCTCCCAGCGCCTGGAGGACGAGCTGGTAAAGAACGGCGTGCGGGTGTACACCGGCGCCAAGGTCACCGAGTTAGAGAGTGAAAACGGCAAGGTCACCGCCGCCGTGGTGGAGAAGGACGGGGCCAAGACCTCCATCCCCTGCCAGATGGTGCTCAACTGCGCGGGCATCGCCCCCGCCACCGCCTTCATCGACGGGGTGGAGAAGGCCCCCAACGGCGCCATCCTGGTCAACGAAAAAATGGAGACCAGCATTCCCGACGTCTACGCCGCCGGGGACTGCTCGGTGATGAAGCACTTCCTCACCGGCCAGTACACCTACACCCCCCTGGGCACCAACGCCAACAAGCAGGGCCGTATCATCGCCGACGTGCTGGGCGGCAAGCAGCCCAAGCCCTTCGCCCTGGTGGGCTGCACCGCCATGCGCCTGTTCGGCACCGACGTGGCCAAGGTGGGCCTGAGCGAGGAGGACGCGGCCCGGGCCGGGCTGGACTTCAAGACCAACACCATCACCGGCAACTCCTACGCCTCCTACTACGGCAAGGAGAAGGTGGTCGTCAAGGTGGTCTACGACGCCAAGACCCGCAAAATCCTGGGCGCCCAGACCTGCGGCCAGGGCATCGTGGTGCCCCGGGCCAACTACTACGCCATCGCCATCCGCGCCGGGCTCACCGTGGACGAGTTCGGCTTTATGGACCTGTGCTACTCGCCCCCCTTCGGCGGCGTGTGGGACGCGGCCATTATCGCCTCCAACACCGCGAAATAG
- a CDS encoding sodium:dicarboxylate symporter, producing MGNNAFLEGFLMISTPLTIVFILALAALVLLLMFLKKKFKMSFAKRVILGMVLGLVLGLVIQAVAGFPAKPTDVVFIKEATTWYTLLGNGFIDLIRMLVIPLVMVSIIHVIINMEHGANIGKMTRNAIVVTMLFVAVAAAVGLIVGVLFQVGSGMSAGEGTAEIKEVKNIVSTLRALIPANPVGAMVDLNVIGLVIFSAFFGLAARKMDKKYHDVVKPFFDLINALHKIIISIAMTIIKLMPYAVIPLLANTIAQRGLESILQVGIFIVALYVAVAVMFVIHVVVLLCCKVNPLTYFKKGSAAMVMAFTSRSSVGTLPMTIETLTAKMGVSQGTASFVASFGTTAGMQGCAGVFPALLIVFVCHLGNIPLDVTMIIMSIIVITIGSLGIAGIPGTATMAASVALSGTGLASFFPLISPILAIDPLIDMGRTLLNVAGSMVNAIVVDKSMGTFDEAKFNDMQAGAAVGEADEV from the coding sequence ATGGGTAACAATGCATTCCTCGAAGGCTTTTTGATGATCAGCACCCCCCTCACCATCGTCTTTATCCTGGCGCTGGCGGCCCTGGTACTGCTGCTCATGTTCCTGAAGAAGAAGTTCAAAATGAGCTTCGCCAAGCGCGTCATCCTGGGCATGGTGCTGGGCCTGGTGCTGGGCCTGGTCATCCAGGCGGTGGCCGGCTTCCCCGCCAAGCCCACCGACGTCGTGTTCATTAAAGAGGCCACCACCTGGTACACTCTGCTGGGCAACGGCTTCATCGACCTGATCCGCATGCTGGTCATCCCGCTGGTCATGGTGTCCATCATCCACGTGATCATCAACATGGAGCACGGCGCCAACATCGGCAAGATGACCCGCAACGCCATCGTCGTCACCATGCTCTTCGTGGCCGTGGCCGCCGCCGTGGGCCTTATCGTGGGCGTGCTGTTCCAGGTGGGCTCCGGCATGAGCGCCGGCGAGGGCACCGCCGAGATTAAAGAGGTCAAGAACATCGTCTCCACCCTGCGCGCCCTGATCCCCGCCAACCCCGTGGGCGCCATGGTGGACCTGAACGTCATCGGCCTGGTCATCTTCTCCGCCTTCTTCGGCCTTGCGGCCCGGAAGATGGATAAGAAGTACCACGACGTGGTGAAGCCCTTCTTCGACCTCATCAACGCCCTGCACAAGATCATCATCAGCATCGCCATGACCATCATCAAGCTCATGCCCTACGCGGTCATCCCCCTGCTGGCCAACACCATCGCCCAGCGCGGCCTGGAGTCCATCCTCCAGGTGGGCATCTTCATCGTGGCCCTGTACGTGGCCGTGGCGGTCATGTTCGTCATCCACGTCGTCGTGCTCCTCTGCTGCAAGGTCAACCCCCTCACCTACTTCAAGAAGGGCTCCGCCGCCATGGTCATGGCCTTCACCTCCCGCTCCAGCGTGGGCACCCTGCCCATGACCATTGAGACCCTGACCGCCAAGATGGGCGTCAGCCAGGGCACCGCCAGCTTCGTGGCCTCCTTCGGCACCACTGCCGGGATGCAGGGCTGCGCGGGCGTGTTCCCCGCCCTGCTCATCGTCTTTGTCTGCCACCTGGGCAACATCCCCCTGGACGTGACCATGATCATCATGAGCATCATCGTCATCACCATTGGCTCCCTGGGTATCGCGGGCATCCCCGGCACCGCCACCATGGCCGCCTCCGTGGCCCTGTCCGGCACCGGCCTTGCCTCCTTCTTCCCCCTGATCAGCCCCATCCTGGCCATCGATCCCCTGATCGACATGGGCCGCACCCTGCTCAACGTGGCCGGCTCCATGGTCAACGCCATCGTCGTCGATAAGAGCATGGGCACCTTCGACGAGGCCAAGTTCAACGACATGCAGGCGGGCGCCGCCGTGGGCGAGGCCGACGAGGTCTAA
- a CDS encoding UPF0597 protein yields MMEEKTVLALREAMAKGMKVATGCTEPVAIAFAGATAYAQTTGEIEHITLRASANIIKNAFVVGIPGTELTGPKYAVAIGAVCGDPARQLELLENLDPAGVARAAALVDGGKVELERADSEVKLYIEVELKTAADLVNVRIVGSHTNVDTIVKNGATVFQNSCHADAGQDGECALPFTLADVFEFCTTAPLEEFDLVRQSVALNTAISDEGLTGDYGLRVGKVIREDVEQGVLADDATNYAMMLSGAAADARMAGVDLPVMSNSGSGNQGIASTMPVVGVWRRLDGRDEERLIRACALSSLITIYIKSKFGVLSALCGAVVAGTGVASAVVWLHGGGLSEIACAISNVLGNVAGMLCDGAKASCALKISTCTNAAMLAATLAMRHLRVQSNEGIVEQKPEYTIDNFAQLGNQGSDELDRLILDMIIHKKDAI; encoded by the coding sequence ATGATGGAGGAAAAAACCGTCCTGGCTCTCCGGGAGGCCATGGCCAAGGGCATGAAGGTAGCCACAGGCTGTACCGAGCCCGTGGCCATCGCCTTCGCCGGGGCCACCGCCTACGCCCAGACGACGGGCGAGATTGAGCACATCACCCTGCGCGCCAGCGCGAACATCATCAAAAATGCCTTCGTGGTGGGCATCCCCGGCACCGAGCTCACCGGGCCCAAGTACGCCGTTGCCATCGGCGCGGTGTGCGGCGACCCGGCGCGGCAGCTGGAGCTGCTGGAGAACCTGGACCCCGCGGGCGTGGCGCGGGCCGCCGCGCTGGTGGACGGCGGCAAAGTGGAGCTGGAGCGGGCCGACTCGGAGGTGAAGCTCTACATCGAGGTGGAGCTCAAGACCGCGGCCGATCTGGTCAACGTGCGCATCGTGGGCTCCCACACCAACGTGGACACCATCGTGAAGAACGGCGCCACCGTGTTCCAGAACAGCTGCCACGCGGACGCCGGGCAGGACGGGGAGTGTGCGCTCCCCTTCACCCTGGCCGACGTGTTCGAGTTCTGCACCACCGCGCCCCTGGAGGAGTTCGACCTGGTGCGGCAGTCCGTGGCGCTCAACACCGCCATCTCGGACGAGGGCCTCACCGGGGACTACGGCCTCCGGGTGGGCAAGGTCATCCGGGAGGACGTGGAGCAGGGCGTGCTGGCCGACGACGCCACCAACTACGCCATGATGCTCTCCGGCGCGGCGGCCGACGCCCGCATGGCGGGCGTGGACCTGCCCGTCATGAGCAACTCCGGCTCCGGCAACCAGGGCATCGCGTCCACCATGCCGGTGGTTGGGGTGTGGCGCCGCCTGGACGGCAGGGACGAGGAGCGCCTGATCCGCGCCTGCGCCCTGTCCAGCCTCATCACCATCTACATCAAGTCCAAGTTCGGCGTGCTGTCCGCCCTGTGCGGGGCGGTGGTGGCCGGGACGGGCGTGGCCAGCGCGGTGGTGTGGCTGCACGGCGGCGGGCTCAGCGAGATCGCCTGCGCCATCTCCAACGTGCTGGGCAACGTGGCCGGGATGCTGTGCGACGGGGCCAAGGCCTCCTGCGCGCTGAAGATCTCCACCTGCACCAACGCGGCCATGCTGGCGGCCACCCTGGCCATGCGGCACCTGCGCGTGCAGTCCAACGAGGGCATCGTGGAGCAGAAGCCGGAGTACACCATCGACAACTTCGCCCAGCTGGGCAATCAGGGCTCCGACGAGTTGGATCGGCTGATTCTGGACATGATCATCCACAAGAAGGACGCAATTTAA
- a CDS encoding reactive intermediate/imine deaminase, whose amino-acid sequence MKQIISVTGAPGAIGPYSQGVKAGDFLFVSGQLPLDPATGAFPAGGVSTQTRQSLSNLQAIVEGAGMTLADVVKVNVYLQDMGDFAAMNEVYGQFFTADCPARAAVQVARLPKDALVEIEAVAYSGK is encoded by the coding sequence ATGAAGCAGATCATCAGCGTCACCGGCGCCCCGGGCGCCATCGGCCCCTACTCCCAGGGTGTGAAGGCAGGCGACTTCCTGTTCGTCTCCGGCCAGCTGCCCCTGGACCCCGCCACCGGCGCCTTCCCGGCCGGCGGCGTGAGCACCCAGACCCGCCAGTCCCTGAGCAACCTCCAGGCCATCGTGGAGGGGGCGGGCATGACCCTGGCCGACGTGGTCAAGGTCAACGTGTACCTGCAGGACATGGGGGATTTCGCCGCCATGAACGAGGTGTACGGCCAGTTCTTCACCGCCGACTGCCCGGCCCGGGCCGCCGTCCAGGTCGCCCGCCTTCCCAAGGACGCCCTGGTGGAGATCGAAGCCGTCGCATATTCCGGCAAGTAA
- a CDS encoding NTP pyrophosphohydrolase codes for MNMLEVTAAVIRQNGRLLICQRPENKNCGLLWEFPGGKIEMGETGEQCIVRECQEELGITLNVEQELTDVVYESQAQTVHLHFYLCDIIAGAPEKKEHHAIAWITPDEITQYEFCPADKKMLQLEFNLL; via the coding sequence ATGAACATGCTTGAGGTCACAGCGGCCGTGATTCGGCAGAATGGTAGGCTTCTTATTTGTCAGCGTCCGGAGAATAAAAACTGCGGCTTGTTATGGGAATTCCCCGGAGGCAAGATTGAAATGGGTGAAACCGGTGAGCAGTGTATCGTTCGCGAATGTCAGGAGGAGCTCGGCATCACGTTGAACGTAGAGCAAGAACTGACGGATGTTGTATACGAATCCCAAGCTCAAACCGTACATCTGCATTTCTACCTGTGCGATATAATTGCAGGAGCTCCGGAGAAGAAGGAGCATCATGCAATTGCGTGGATTACACCGGACGAAATTACCCAGTATGAATTTTGCCCGGCAGATAAAAAGATGCTGCAATTAGAATTCAACTTATTGTAA
- a CDS encoding membrane protein: MNTFTLKMIALALMVLDHVGLYFGGAPAWLGWLGRSSYPLFLFCMVWGYHHTKSRKKYLLRLYLMSLFMTCFGLLVDTRFPTGEGYGNHNIFLSMFLVGLLISAIELFQKDRRKGALLLGGIFAVQVFYYALPGLFPFARDLSGDVLTGVVPNLAINEYGFSFVALGVLMYFLRERKDLFAAVYLLFCISQFSAELLEYGAATQWLMAAALPLMLRYNGEKGPGMKYFFYVFYPAHTFLLFYLANFVF; encoded by the coding sequence ATGAACACGTTTACGTTAAAGATGATCGCCCTGGCCCTCATGGTCCTGGACCACGTGGGCCTCTACTTCGGCGGCGCGCCGGCGTGGCTGGGCTGGCTGGGGCGCAGCTCCTACCCCCTGTTCCTGTTCTGCATGGTCTGGGGGTACCACCACACCAAAAGCCGCAAGAAATACCTGCTGCGCCTGTACCTCATGAGCCTGTTCATGACCTGCTTCGGCCTGCTGGTGGACACCCGCTTCCCCACCGGGGAGGGCTACGGCAACCACAATATCTTCCTGTCCATGTTCCTGGTGGGCCTGCTGATCAGCGCCATCGAGCTGTTCCAGAAAGATCGGAGGAAGGGCGCGCTGCTGCTGGGCGGCATCTTCGCGGTGCAGGTTTTTTACTACGCCCTGCCCGGCCTGTTTCCCTTCGCCCGCGACCTCAGCGGGGACGTGCTCACCGGCGTCGTCCCCAACCTGGCGATCAATGAGTACGGCTTTTCCTTTGTGGCACTGGGGGTGCTGATGTACTTCCTGCGGGAGCGGAAGGATCTGTTTGCGGCGGTCTACCTGCTGTTCTGCATCAGCCAGTTCAGCGCCGAGCTGCTGGAATACGGCGCGGCCACCCAGTGGCTGATGGCCGCCGCCCTCCCCCTCATGCTCCGGTACAACGGTGAGAAGGGGCCCGGCATGAAATACTTTTTCTACGTGTTCTACCCGGCGCACACGTTCCTGCTGTTCTATCTGGCCAATTTTGTGTTTTGA
- a CDS encoding flavodoxin, with product MKIAIVFDSKTGNTELVAGAIREACAGQEIVAFGPPPADVSQADLVFVGSWVDKGTCTSPMSQFNQSLAGKRVAVFGTAGFGGDAAYAAKLFERARASLPQEAQVIGYFYCLGKMRLESREKYVALLREHPEDKQLQVSVKNFDEAQSHPDANDLARAAAFARDMMAHTN from the coding sequence ATGAAAATCGCTATCGTATTCGACAGTAAAACCGGCAATACCGAGCTGGTGGCGGGCGCCATCCGCGAGGCCTGCGCCGGACAGGAGATCGTGGCCTTCGGCCCGCCCCCGGCGGACGTGTCCCAGGCCGATCTGGTCTTTGTGGGCTCCTGGGTGGACAAGGGCACCTGCACCAGCCCCATGTCCCAGTTCAACCAGTCCCTGGCGGGCAAGCGGGTGGCCGTCTTTGGCACCGCCGGCTTCGGGGGCGACGCGGCCTACGCCGCCAAGCTCTTCGAGCGCGCCCGCGCCTCTCTGCCCCAGGAGGCCCAGGTCATCGGCTACTTTTACTGCCTGGGCAAGATGCGCCTGGAGTCCCGGGAGAAGTACGTGGCCCTGCTGCGGGAGCACCCGGAGGACAAGCAGCTCCAGGTCAGCGTGAAGAACTTCGACGAGGCCCAGTCCCACCCGGACGCAAACGATCTCGCCCGCGCCGCGGCCTTCGCCCGGGACATGATGGCCCACACCAACTGA
- a CDS encoding transcriptional regulatory protein, with protein MYQVVIVEDNPMVAMVNRGYTEKDSRFRVAREFRDGRAALTWLLDHPVDLVILDMYMPVFTGLELLRALRARGVAADVIMVTAANDAQTVDALLKLGVTDYLVKPFTLQRFQQALDTFCQHRAAVEAGQSVSQSEIDRLLSPAGPSAPKGVQEKTLERIRACLRERDGLTSEEIAALAGLSAVTVRRYMNYMVESGEASGAVNYDTGGRPSTAYRLTGT; from the coding sequence TTGTATCAGGTCGTAATCGTAGAGGATAACCCCATGGTGGCCATGGTCAACCGGGGCTACACCGAGAAGGACAGCCGCTTCCGGGTGGCGCGGGAGTTCCGGGACGGGCGCGCCGCCCTTACCTGGCTGCTGGACCACCCGGTGGATCTGGTCATCCTGGATATGTACATGCCGGTGTTCACCGGGCTGGAGCTGCTGCGCGCCCTGCGCGCCCGCGGGGTGGCCGCGGACGTGATCATGGTCACCGCCGCCAACGACGCCCAGACCGTGGACGCCCTTCTGAAGCTGGGCGTGACCGACTACCTGGTCAAGCCCTTCACCCTCCAGCGCTTCCAGCAGGCGCTGGACACCTTCTGCCAGCACCGCGCGGCGGTGGAGGCGGGGCAGAGCGTCAGCCAGTCGGAGATCGACCGGCTCCTCTCCCCCGCCGGGCCCTCCGCCCCCAAGGGGGTGCAGGAAAAGACGCTGGAGCGCATCCGCGCCTGCCTGCGGGAGCGGGACGGCCTGACCAGCGAGGAGATCGCCGCCCTGGCGGGCCTGTCCGCCGTGACGGTGCGCCGGTACATGAACTACATGGTGGAAAGCGGCGAGGCCTCGGGCGCGGTGAACTACGACACCGGCGGCCGCCCCTCCACCGCCTACCGCCTGACCGGGACGTAG
- a CDS encoding sensor histidine kinase, with protein sequence MKKHAASSIRAQILRINLLITAVSVLLALGGSLYFSLRQEKLGLDSNLMNSARILARVPAVSAALARGEPDPELFPFLDEAIREVSDIDVIAVGGLDSRVYYYPDRSYIGRTYSGSDQARIFAGEAAFSSNDTGVSGAERCAYAEVRSADGALVGFVMVGIYLRSYSRIVLHTVLQSLCIALVAGALGAMLSARLSNRIKRTLLGYEPDAFLALFHQREDILDALEEGVLAVDLAGTVIYVNPAAARMVGLDRAQAAGRPLRQIYPASTLGRVARTGKPEYNVPMSSLGDVRVLSDRMPIRENGAVVGAVGIFRDRTQVTRLAEDLTGVRHMVEAMRSYTHEFMNKLHVILGLLQIGETARAEAYILDVTSIQRRAVGRIMDRIGDPSVAALLVGKTSRCAELGIRLTLDERSHLGREAGFLPPDAYVTLLGNLIENAVEVLNTPIRDPKEITVSIREEEEDLYLCVEDTGPGISAEALEYIFQKGYSTKGEGRGTGLALVKDLVDTYRGEIRAESESGVGTSFFLRFRREPDTDKE encoded by the coding sequence ATGAAAAAGCACGCGGCGTCCTCCATCCGCGCCCAGATCCTGCGCATCAACCTGCTGATCACGGCGGTGAGCGTCCTGCTGGCGCTGGGGGGCTCCCTCTACTTCTCCCTGCGGCAGGAGAAGCTGGGCCTGGACTCCAACCTGATGAACTCGGCCCGGATCCTGGCCCGGGTGCCCGCCGTCTCCGCCGCCCTGGCCCGGGGGGAGCCCGACCCGGAGCTCTTCCCCTTCCTGGACGAGGCCATCCGGGAGGTCAGCGACATCGACGTCATCGCCGTGGGCGGGCTGGACAGCCGGGTGTACTACTACCCGGACCGCTCCTACATCGGGCGGACCTACTCCGGATCGGACCAGGCGCGCATCTTCGCCGGGGAGGCCGCCTTCAGCTCCAACGACACCGGGGTGTCCGGCGCGGAGCGCTGCGCCTACGCCGAGGTGCGCTCCGCCGACGGGGCGCTGGTGGGCTTCGTGATGGTGGGCATCTACCTGCGCAGCTACTCCCGCATCGTGCTGCACACCGTGCTCCAGTCCCTTTGTATCGCCCTGGTGGCCGGGGCGCTGGGGGCCATGCTGTCGGCCCGGCTGTCCAACCGGATCAAGCGCACCCTGCTGGGGTACGAGCCAGACGCCTTCCTGGCCCTCTTCCACCAGCGGGAGGACATTCTGGACGCCCTGGAGGAGGGGGTGCTGGCTGTGGATCTGGCGGGCACCGTCATCTACGTCAACCCCGCCGCCGCCAGGATGGTGGGCCTGGACCGGGCCCAGGCGGCGGGACGCCCCCTGCGCCAGATCTACCCCGCCTCCACCCTGGGCCGGGTGGCCCGCACGGGCAAGCCGGAGTACAACGTGCCCATGTCCTCCCTGGGGGACGTGCGGGTGCTCTCCGACCGCATGCCCATCCGGGAGAACGGGGCGGTGGTGGGCGCGGTGGGCATCTTCCGGGACCGCACCCAGGTCACCCGCCTGGCGGAGGACCTTACCGGCGTGCGCCACATGGTGGAGGCCATGCGCTCCTACACCCACGAATTCATGAACAAGCTGCACGTCATCCTGGGCCTGCTGCAAATCGGGGAGACGGCGCGGGCCGAGGCCTACATCCTGGACGTGACCAGCATCCAGCGCCGGGCGGTGGGCCGGATCATGGACCGCATCGGGGACCCCTCGGTGGCCGCGCTGCTGGTGGGCAAGACCAGCCGCTGCGCCGAGCTGGGCATCCGCCTCACCCTGGACGAGCGCAGCCACCTGGGCCGGGAGGCCGGCTTCCTGCCCCCGGACGCCTACGTGACCCTGCTGGGCAACCTCATCGAAAACGCGGTGGAGGTGCTCAACACCCCCATCCGGGACCCCAAGGAGATCACCGTCAGCATCCGGGAAGAGGAGGAGGACCTCTACCTGTGCGTAGAGGACACCGGCCCGGGCATCTCCGCCGAGGCATTAGAATACATTTTTCAAAAGGGCTACTCCACCAAGGGGGAGGGCCGGGGCACCGGCCTGGCCCTGGTGAAGGATCTGGTGGACACCTACCGGGGGGAGATCCGGGCCGAGTCGGAGAGCGGCGTGGGCACCTCCTTTTTTCTCCGTTTTCGCCGGGAGCCGGATACAGATAAGGAGTGA
- the atpA_1 gene encoding ATP synthase subunit a: MDALKQTLTDELQNQHTVNLFGVLRVPQSVVVTWIIMAVLVLLAVALTRHMSLEKPGRVQTVLELLVGFLNKFTRDNTGEHWRSFAPYLGTVALYLVLANLAGLFGLDPPTRDLNVTAALALMSMVLIYGAQFRFRGLKGGLKKFAEPSPVLLPINIMEIAIRPLSLCMRLFGNILGSFVIMELIKFLVPVILPVPFSLYFDVFDGMIQMIVFVFLTALFVGDAVRDEE; encoded by the coding sequence TTGGATGCACTGAAACAGACCCTCACCGACGAGCTGCAAAACCAGCACACCGTCAACCTGTTCGGCGTGCTGCGCGTGCCGCAGTCGGTGGTGGTCACCTGGATCATCATGGCGGTGCTGGTGCTGCTGGCCGTGGCGCTGACCCGGCACATGAGCCTGGAAAAGCCGGGCAGGGTACAGACCGTGCTGGAGCTGCTGGTGGGCTTCCTCAACAAGTTCACCAGGGACAACACCGGCGAACACTGGCGGTCCTTCGCCCCCTATCTGGGCACGGTGGCGCTGTACCTGGTGCTGGCCAACCTGGCGGGGCTGTTCGGGCTGGACCCGCCCACCCGGGACCTGAACGTGACGGCCGCCCTGGCCCTGATGAGCATGGTGCTGATCTACGGCGCGCAGTTCCGGTTCCGGGGGCTGAAGGGCGGGCTGAAAAAGTTCGCCGAGCCCTCCCCCGTGCTGCTGCCCATCAACATCATGGAGATCGCCATACGGCCCCTGTCCCTGTGTATGCGGCTGTTCGGCAACATCTTGGGCTCCTTCGTCATTATGGAGCTCATCAAGTTCCTGGTCCCCGTGATACTCCCCGTGCCGTTCAGCCTGTACTTCGACGTGTTTGACGGCATGATCCAGATGATCGTGTTCGTGTTCCTGACCGCCCTCTTCGTGGGGGACGCGGTCAGAGACGAGGAATGA
- the atpF_1 gene encoding ATP synthase subunit b: MLNISISGVVFTVINLLVLYVLLKKFLFKPVTAMIEGRQKAIEDSLADAAGQKEQAGALKSEYEGRLADARREAAGIVDEARARGQREYETLLGQAQADAERVRADARRQMEAEREELLRGARREVAALALLCAAKVAGQEMDEAADRALADSFLAQAEAWK, from the coding sequence ATGCTGAATATCAGTATCAGCGGCGTGGTCTTTACGGTAATCAACCTCCTTGTGCTCTACGTCCTGCTGAAAAAGTTCCTCTTCAAGCCGGTCACCGCCATGATTGAGGGCCGGCAGAAGGCCATTGAAGACAGCCTGGCCGACGCGGCGGGGCAGAAGGAGCAGGCCGGGGCCCTGAAAAGCGAGTACGAGGGCCGTCTGGCCGACGCCCGGAGAGAGGCGGCCGGCATTGTGGACGAGGCGCGGGCGCGGGGGCAGCGGGAGTACGAAACGCTGCTCGGGCAGGCCCAGGCCGACGCGGAGCGGGTCCGCGCCGACGCCCGCAGGCAGATGGAGGCCGAGCGGGAGGAGCTGCTGCGCGGCGCCCGCCGCGAGGTGGCCGCTCTGGCCCTGCTGTGCGCGGCCAAGGTGGCAGGGCAGGAGATGGACGAGGCGGCCGACAGGGCGCTGGCGGACTCGTTCCTGGCCCAGGCGGAGGCGTGGAAATGA
- the atpH gene encoding ATP synthase subunit delta, which produces MTGTAQRYARAFFEAVRDEEGLQQVLAALTGDARLWEALTSPAVRPAEKKAVLSRLEVFRGRQTLLHGCCLLCDRGRMGLLPRIAAAYHALGLESRNAAEAVMTCVRPPDGALQDQIKQMLCTLHRRDEILLDIRLDPALLGGFTLELEGVRYDNSVRGRLERLGRHLQERRTV; this is translated from the coding sequence ATGACCGGCACGGCCCAGCGCTACGCCCGGGCGTTTTTTGAGGCCGTCCGGGACGAGGAGGGCCTCCAACAGGTGCTCGCCGCCCTCACGGGGGACGCGCGGCTGTGGGAGGCGCTGACCAGCCCCGCCGTGCGCCCGGCGGAGAAAAAGGCCGTGCTCTCCCGCCTGGAGGTGTTCCGGGGCAGGCAGACGCTGCTCCACGGCTGCTGCCTGCTGTGCGACCGGGGCCGCATGGGGCTGCTTCCCCGGATAGCGGCGGCTTACCACGCCCTGGGGCTGGAATCGCGCAACGCCGCCGAGGCGGTGATGACCTGCGTGCGCCCCCCCGACGGGGCGCTGCAGGACCAAATAAAACAGATGCTGTGCACGCTGCACCGCAGGGACGAAATCCTGCTGGACATCCGCCTGGACCCGGCGCTGCTGGGGGGCTTCACCCTGGAGCTTGAGGGCGTGCGCTACGACAACAGCGTGCGCGGCCGCCTGGAGCGGCTGGGCCGGCATCTGCAAGAGAGGCGAACAGTGTGA